AGTCGGAGGACTTCACGAGGCCCTGCGGCGCGTGCAGGCAGGTCATGGTCGAGTTCAATCCCAAGATGAAGGTGATCAGACGTGGGATCGACGGATTCTCCGAAGACGCTACAGCCGCCTCTCTCCTCCCCTCTCGCTTTTACCCTGAAGAGCTAGCGAAGCGATGAGGCTCCAGGAGGCTAGGAAGGACCTTTACAGGCGGCTCGCCAAAGAGCAGGGATACAAGAGCCGTGCGGCCTTCAAGCTCATTGAGGCCAACGAGAAGTTCGGGTTCATCCGCGAGGGGGACAAGGTGGTGGACTTTGGCGCCGCTCCTGGAGGATGGGTGCAGGTCGCCAGTGAGATGGTGGGGCCCACGGGGTTGGCAGTCGGGGTCGACCTTCACGAGATACGCGTCAAGCGGAAGAACCTCAGGAACATCCAGGGAGACGTCTTCGACAAGGGCGTCATCGCCAAGCTTGAATCCATCCTAGGGGGGAAGGCAGACGCGGTGCTCTCGGACCTGGCTCCGTCCGTCTCAGGGGTCTGGGAACTCGACCAGACTCTCCAGG
This sequence is a window from Nitrososphaerota archaeon. Protein-coding genes within it:
- a CDS encoding RlmE family RNA methyltransferase yields the protein MRLQEARKDLYRRLAKEQGYKSRAAFKLIEANEKFGFIREGDKVVDFGAAPGGWVQVASEMVGPTGLAVGVDLHEIRVKRKNLRNIQGDVFDKGVIAKLESILGGKADAVLSDLAPSVSGVWELDQTLQVDLTLHVLKLCETILKPGRDAFLKLFEGERSPEVRHIFERCFESVHPLKPAASRSASSELYYYCEGWKGRALTSASPLRP